The following nucleotide sequence is from Candidatus Methylomirabilota bacterium.
GCCCCTTACGGGCTCGCGAAGAAGATGCTCCTCGTCCAGGGGCAAGCGTACCGTCAGCAGTACGGCTTTAATGCGATCCATCTCTTGCCGGTGAATCTGTATGGTCCCGGCGATAATTTTGATCCCGAAACTTCCCACGTGATCCCGGCGCTCATCCGAAAGTGTCTGGAGGCTGTCAAGCGGGGGGATCCTGAGATCGTCTGCTGGGGGGATGGTACACCCACGCGGGAGTTCCTCTACGTTGAGGACTGTGCAGAGGCGATCGTCTTGGCTACGGAACGGCACGATGAAGCGGAGCCCGTGAATCTCGGGGCTGGGTTTGAAATCTCTGTCAAGGGGCTCGTCGAACTGATCGTCGAGATCACCGGATTCCAGGGCAGGGTAGTTTGGGACACCAGCAAGCCGAGCGGACAGCCAAGGCGGTCACTGGATACGAGCCGGGCCTGGGAGGCATTTGGGTTCCGGGCGCGCACCCCTTTTCGGGAAGGTCTAGAGCGGACCGTCGCATGGTATCGATCTCAGTTGGGTGCTGATGTCGGGGTTGACTCGTGCGTATCCTAGTGGTTGCCGGAGCACGACCGAACTTTGTCAAGATTTCCCCCGTGATAAGGGCATTGAAGAATGTGTCCGGCGTCGGGGTTGTTCT
It contains:
- a CDS encoding GDP-L-fucose synthase, which gives rise to MMELCDKRIVVTGGGGFLGRYVVRTLLERGCKEVVVPRRSDYDLTREGVVEQLYRDVRPQVVIHLAAVVGGIGVNCLNPGRFFYENLVMGSLLMEYARQARVEKFVAIGTICAYPKYTPVPFREEDLWNGYPEETNAPYGLAKKMLLVQGQAYRQQYGFNAIHLLPVNLYGPGDNFDPETSHVIPALIRKCLEAVKRGDPEIVCWGDGTPTREFLYVEDCAEAIVLATERHDEAEPVNLGAGFEISVKGLVELIVEITGFQGRVVWDTSKPSGQPRRSLDTSRAWEAFGFRARTPFREGLERTVAWYRSQLGADVGVDSCVS